One genomic window of Bradyrhizobium sp. CCGE-LA001 includes the following:
- a CDS encoding aminotransferase-like domain-containing protein has product MTSSFDFAPLFPAGLPAPSARWTGLAKYSFVGGNNDSEQVPLEGLIEATNLVLQREGRSLATYGLAHGPQGYLPLREFLVTKLKRDAGINCTVDDLMIVSGSLQALDLVNAALLARGDTVIFEQESYQGSLTRLARLGVNVVGIPLDEDGMRMDVLASTLADLKSRGIRPKYIYTIPTVQNPTGSIMPESRRAELLRLSSEYGVPIFEDDCYADLVWSGQRPPAIYAMSQNGGVIHIGSFSKSIAPALRVGFVVAPWEVMSRMLALKTDAGSGALEQMVLATYCKPHFSAHVPALTKALRTKLDTLMEALNEQFGTAAEFEEPKGGIFLWVKLPDQVDTLKLYQAALAAGVSINPGSEWSTNKSHSSSRLRLCFASPTHQQIREGIAVLADICRKEFGVPARSANVEKPA; this is encoded by the coding sequence ATGACGTCCAGCTTCGATTTCGCGCCCCTGTTTCCGGCGGGGCTGCCGGCCCCTTCTGCGCGCTGGACGGGCCTTGCAAAATACAGCTTCGTCGGCGGCAACAACGATTCCGAACAAGTCCCGCTGGAGGGCCTGATCGAGGCGACCAACCTGGTGCTGCAACGCGAGGGCCGCTCACTCGCCACTTACGGGCTCGCGCATGGTCCGCAGGGTTACCTCCCCTTGCGCGAATTCCTCGTGACGAAACTCAAGCGCGATGCCGGCATCAATTGCACGGTCGACGATCTCATGATCGTGTCTGGCTCGCTCCAGGCGCTCGACCTCGTCAATGCCGCATTGCTGGCGCGCGGCGACACCGTGATCTTCGAGCAGGAGAGCTACCAGGGCTCGCTGACGCGCCTGGCGCGGCTCGGCGTCAACGTGGTGGGCATCCCGCTCGATGAGGACGGCATGCGCATGGACGTGCTGGCCTCGACGCTCGCCGACCTGAAAAGCCGCGGCATCCGGCCGAAATACATCTACACCATTCCGACCGTGCAGAATCCCACCGGCAGCATCATGCCGGAGAGCCGACGCGCCGAGCTGCTCCGCCTGTCATCCGAATACGGCGTGCCCATCTTCGAGGACGATTGCTATGCCGATCTCGTCTGGTCGGGGCAGCGGCCGCCCGCGATCTACGCGATGAGCCAAAACGGCGGCGTCATCCATATTGGCTCGTTCTCGAAGTCGATCGCGCCGGCGCTGCGCGTCGGCTTCGTCGTGGCGCCCTGGGAAGTGATGTCGCGGATGCTGGCGCTGAAGACGGATGCCGGCTCCGGGGCGCTGGAGCAGATGGTGCTGGCCACCTATTGCAAGCCGCATTTCTCGGCCCATGTGCCGGCCCTGACCAAGGCGCTGCGCACCAAGCTCGACACGTTGATGGAAGCGCTCAACGAGCAATTCGGGACGGCGGCCGAGTTCGAGGAGCCCAAGGGCGGAATCTTCCTCTGGGTGAAGCTGCCCGACCAGGTCGATACGCTGAAGCTCTATCAGGCCGCGCTCGCCGCCGGCGTCTCGATCAATCCGGGATCTGAATGGTCGACCAACAAGAGCCACTCCAGCTCGCGGCTGCGGCTGTGCTTTGCAAGCCCGACGCATCAACAGATCCGCGAGGGAATCGCGGTGCTGGCGGACATCTGCCGCAAGGAGTTCGGCGTGCCCGCCCGCAGCGCCAACGTCGAGAAGCCGGCCTGA
- a CDS encoding cation:proton antiporter, protein MHELIHDITLCILFAWMLGLLAHFSRQPLILAYLVAGFCIGPFGAGWVHSQESIGVISELGLIFMLFMIGLEIDLKKIVRAGRVILFAAGGQLLGGCLLGVLFFVGIGLSLGGGHFDAVYLCVACALSSTVIIVKVLYEKRELDTLPGRITLGVLVLQDIFAILFLAVQPSLANLQVSVILLSVGRVAVLVTAALLVSRYVLPRVFHQIARRPELILLGALAWCFLVAETAYQLSLSREMGALIAGVSLSTFPYALDVTAKVTTLRDFFITLFFVALGMTIPIPGLSVIWLALMIAAFTVVSRLVTTFTPLYLMKQGLRASLLPALNLAQISEFSLVVIQTGVTDRHIAAETANAASFAFVVLAVLSTFVMTRSDEITRWAIGPLKRIGLRDLDHGNGQGEEGHEGGHGEARRIVILGFFRAASALLAEIERQAPVLLEQITVVDFNPNVYQTLLSRGLHVIYGDISNVDTLLHAGIGKSEMIILSVPDSLLKGATNEKLVRHVRALNPTALIVATADLLADVDELYEAGASYVTVTRVSDAHELFTVIEAAQAGLLADKRAELDQRLGERREVLP, encoded by the coding sequence ATGCACGAGCTCATTCACGACATCACTCTCTGTATTCTGTTTGCCTGGATGTTGGGCCTGCTCGCCCATTTCTCCCGGCAACCTCTGATTCTGGCCTACCTTGTCGCCGGCTTCTGCATAGGTCCATTCGGCGCCGGCTGGGTCCATTCCCAGGAATCGATCGGGGTCATTTCCGAGCTCGGCCTGATCTTCATGCTGTTCATGATCGGCCTCGAGATCGACCTGAAGAAGATCGTGCGGGCAGGGCGGGTGATCCTGTTCGCGGCGGGCGGCCAGTTGCTCGGCGGCTGCCTGCTCGGGGTGCTTTTCTTCGTCGGCATCGGCCTGTCGCTCGGTGGCGGGCATTTCGATGCGGTCTATCTCTGCGTCGCCTGCGCGCTCTCCAGCACCGTCATCATCGTCAAGGTGCTCTATGAGAAGCGCGAGCTCGATACGCTGCCGGGCCGCATCACCCTCGGCGTGCTGGTGCTCCAGGACATCTTCGCCATCCTGTTCCTGGCGGTGCAACCGAGCCTTGCCAATCTACAGGTCAGCGTCATCCTGCTCTCGGTCGGCCGCGTCGCGGTTCTGGTCACCGCCGCGCTGCTGGTCAGCCGCTATGTGCTGCCGCGCGTGTTTCACCAGATCGCCCGCCGCCCCGAGCTGATCCTGCTCGGCGCGCTGGCCTGGTGCTTCCTGGTCGCCGAGACCGCGTATCAGCTGTCGCTGTCGCGCGAGATGGGCGCGCTGATCGCCGGCGTCTCGCTCTCGACCTTCCCCTATGCGCTCGACGTCACCGCCAAGGTCACCACGCTCCGCGACTTCTTCATCACGCTGTTCTTCGTCGCGCTCGGCATGACCATTCCCATCCCCGGCCTCTCCGTGATCTGGCTCGCGCTGATGATCGCGGCCTTCACGGTCGTGAGCCGCCTCGTCACCACCTTCACGCCGCTCTATTTGATGAAGCAGGGGCTGCGCGCGAGCTTGTTGCCGGCTCTGAACCTCGCACAGATCTCCGAATTCTCACTGGTGGTGATCCAGACCGGTGTCACCGACCGCCACATCGCAGCGGAAACGGCGAACGCGGCCTCCTTCGCCTTCGTGGTGCTGGCCGTGCTCTCGACCTTCGTGATGACCCGCAGCGACGAGATTACCCGCTGGGCGATCGGTCCCTTGAAGCGGATCGGCCTTCGCGACCTCGATCACGGCAACGGCCAAGGCGAGGAGGGGCATGAGGGCGGCCATGGCGAGGCCCGCCGCATCGTCATCCTCGGCTTTTTCCGTGCGGCAAGCGCACTTCTCGCCGAGATCGAGCGGCAGGCCCCGGTGCTGCTGGAGCAGATCACCGTGGTCGACTTCAACCCCAATGTGTACCAGACCTTGCTCTCGCGCGGCCTGCACGTGATCTATGGCGACATCAGCAATGTCGACACGCTGCTCCATGCCGGCATCGGTAAGTCCGAGATGATCATTCTCAGCGTGCCGGATTCGCTGCTGAAGGGCGCCACCAACGAGAAGCTGGTCCGTCACGTCCGCGCGCTCAATCCCACCGCCCTGATCGTGGCGACGGCCGACCTCCTGGCCGATGTCGACGAGCTCTATGAGGCTGGCGCCAGCTATGTCACGGTGACCCGGGTCAGCGATGCCCATGAGCTGTTCACGGTGATCGAAGCGGCCCAGGCCGGCCTTTTGGCCGACAAACGCGCCGAGCTCGATCAGCGTCTCGGCGAGCGGCGCGAAGTGCTGCCCTGA
- the ribB gene encoding 3,4-dihydroxy-2-butanone-4-phosphate synthase has translation MPDSVQEVLQSFARGELVVVTDDDDREGEGDLIVAASLCTAEKMAFIIRHTSGIVCAPVTTEDARRLRLDPMVAHNDSAHTTAFTVSIDYKPDGGTGISAEERASCCRALSNPNVGANDFARPGHIFPLIAKDGGVLLRSGHTEAAVDLCKLSGLPPVGVISELMNDDGSVMKGEQVSRFAAQHKLKHVTIADMIAYRQAREKLIERVSTFVTESPIGPLQGYAYRSPFDSIAHVAFVYNGVGDGKNVLTRFHKPNIVKDTFTGHKRMAAVLEHFKKSGRGVLVYLRDGAAGVPVSPLPDESATEADRNRQWREVGVGAQILRDLGVTSIRHLTSSVHDYKGLSGFGIEIVANEQLES, from the coding sequence ATGCCCGATAGCGTTCAGGAAGTCTTGCAGTCCTTTGCCAGGGGCGAGCTCGTGGTCGTCACTGACGACGACGATCGCGAGGGCGAGGGCGATCTGATCGTCGCCGCCTCGCTCTGCACCGCCGAGAAGATGGCGTTCATCATCCGCCACACCTCCGGCATCGTCTGCGCCCCCGTGACCACGGAGGACGCGCGCCGCCTGCGGCTCGATCCGATGGTCGCCCACAACGATTCCGCACACACCACCGCGTTCACGGTGTCGATCGATTACAAGCCCGACGGCGGCACCGGTATCTCGGCCGAGGAACGCGCCTCCTGCTGCCGCGCGCTGTCCAATCCCAATGTCGGCGCCAACGATTTCGCCCGGCCCGGCCACATCTTCCCGCTGATCGCCAAGGACGGCGGCGTGCTGCTGCGCTCCGGCCATACCGAGGCTGCCGTGGACCTCTGCAAGCTCTCGGGCCTGCCTCCGGTCGGCGTCATCAGCGAGCTCATGAACGACGATGGCAGCGTGATGAAGGGGGAGCAGGTCTCCCGCTTCGCCGCCCAGCACAAGCTCAAGCACGTCACCATCGCGGACATGATCGCCTACCGTCAGGCGCGCGAGAAGCTGATCGAGCGGGTCTCGACCTTCGTGACCGAGAGCCCGATCGGCCCCTTGCAGGGCTATGCCTATCGTTCGCCGTTCGATTCCATCGCCCATGTCGCTTTCGTCTACAACGGCGTCGGTGACGGCAAGAACGTGCTGACGCGCTTCCACAAGCCCAACATCGTCAAGGATACCTTTACCGGCCACAAGCGCATGGCGGCGGTGCTCGAGCACTTCAAGAAGTCCGGCCGTGGCGTATTGGTTTACTTGCGCGACGGCGCAGCCGGTGTCCCCGTGTCACCGCTGCCCGACGAGAGCGCGACCGAGGCGGACCGCAACCGGCAGTGGCGCGAGGTCGGTGTCGGCGCGCAGATCCTGCGCGATCTCGGCGTCACCTCGATCCGGCATCTCACCTCCTCGGTGCATGACTACAAAGGCCTGTCCGGCTTCGGCATCGAGATCGTCGCCAACGAGCAGCTGGAAAGCTAG
- a CDS encoding acyl-CoA dehydrogenase → MSVRPQAKDKPAAASFQWDDPFLLDEQLTEDERMVRDTARAYAQDKLLPRVSKAYLEETTDREIFNEMGELGLIGITLPEEYGCANASYVAYGLVAREIERVDSGYRSMNSVQSSLVMYPIYAYGDENQRKKYLPKLASGEWVGCFGLTEPDAGSDPAGMKTRAEKVADGYRLTGSKMWISNAPIADVFVVWAKSAAHDNQIRGFVLEKGMKGLSAPKIGGKLSLRASITGEVVMDGVVVPEDALLPNVSGLKGPFGCLNRARYGISWGALGAAEDCMHRARQYTLDRKQFGKPLAATQLVQKKLADMETEIALGLQGSLRVGRLMDEGKFAPEMISIMKRNNCGKALDIARTARDMHGGNGISIEYHVMRHVHNLETVNTYEGTHDVHALILGRAITGIQAFF, encoded by the coding sequence ATGAGCGTGCGCCCTCAGGCCAAGGACAAGCCGGCTGCGGCTTCTTTCCAATGGGACGATCCGTTCCTGCTCGACGAGCAACTCACCGAAGACGAGCGCATGGTGCGCGACACCGCTCGCGCCTATGCCCAGGACAAGCTGCTGCCGCGCGTCTCCAAGGCTTATCTCGAAGAGACGACCGACCGCGAGATCTTCAACGAGATGGGTGAGCTCGGCCTGATCGGCATCACGCTGCCGGAGGAATATGGCTGCGCCAATGCGAGCTATGTCGCCTATGGTCTCGTCGCGCGCGAGATCGAGCGCGTCGATTCCGGCTACCGCTCGATGAATTCGGTGCAGTCCTCGCTGGTGATGTATCCGATCTACGCCTATGGCGACGAGAACCAGCGCAAGAAGTACCTGCCGAAGCTCGCCAGCGGCGAGTGGGTCGGCTGCTTCGGCCTGACCGAGCCCGATGCCGGCTCCGATCCGGCCGGCATGAAGACCCGCGCGGAGAAGGTGGCGGATGGCTATCGCCTCACCGGCAGCAAGATGTGGATCTCGAACGCGCCGATCGCCGACGTGTTCGTGGTCTGGGCCAAGTCGGCCGCGCACGACAACCAGATCCGCGGCTTCGTGCTGGAGAAGGGCATGAAAGGCCTCTCCGCGCCGAAGATCGGCGGCAAGCTCTCGCTTCGCGCCTCCATCACCGGCGAGGTCGTGATGGACGGTGTCGTGGTTCCCGAGGATGCGCTACTGCCCAACGTCTCCGGCCTCAAGGGTCCGTTCGGTTGTCTCAACCGCGCCCGCTACGGCATCTCCTGGGGTGCGCTGGGCGCCGCCGAGGACTGCATGCATCGCGCCCGTCAGTACACGCTCGATCGCAAGCAGTTCGGCAAGCCGCTCGCGGCCACCCAGCTGGTGCAGAAGAAGCTCGCCGACATGGAGACCGAAATCGCGCTCGGCCTGCAGGGTAGCTTGCGCGTCGGTCGCCTGATGGACGAGGGCAAGTTCGCGCCCGAGATGATCTCGATCATGAAGCGCAACAATTGCGGCAAGGCGCTCGACATCGCCCGCACCGCCCGCGACATGCACGGCGGCAACGGCATCTCGATCGAGTACCATGTGATGCGCCACGTCCATAATCTCGAGACGGTCAACACCTACGAGGGCACCCACGACGTCCATGCCCTGATCCTGGGCCGCGCGATCACGGGCATTCAGGCGTTTTTCTGA
- a CDS encoding MBL fold metallo-hydrolase — translation MSDNDDVPFNRNFPLKPGIVEEVRPGVRRVLCNNPSPFTFTGTVSYIVGTGNVAIIDPGPDDAAHAAALLDAVRGETVSHIFVTHTHRDHSPNAARIKQATGAPVYAEGPHRASRPRFESEKHNPESGSDRDFVPDIRIAHGDVVEGDGWRLEAVATPGHTANHLAFAWPEQKFNFVGDHVMGWSTSIVAPPDGSMIDYMDSLDRLAAREEDLYFSGHGPEIPDGPRFVRFLIRHRKAREASILHRLGKGETDIPTMVRAIYIGIDPRLTTAAGYSVLAHLEDLVARGVVATDGDPVIGGTYRMA, via the coding sequence ATGTCCGACAACGACGACGTCCCGTTCAACCGCAACTTTCCGCTGAAGCCTGGAATCGTCGAGGAAGTCCGCCCCGGCGTGCGCCGCGTGCTCTGTAACAATCCGAGCCCGTTCACCTTCACCGGCACGGTCAGCTACATCGTCGGCACCGGCAATGTCGCGATCATCGATCCCGGCCCGGACGACGCGGCGCATGCGGCAGCGCTGCTCGATGCCGTGCGCGGCGAGACGGTGAGCCACATCTTCGTCACCCACACCCACCGCGACCATTCGCCGAACGCAGCGCGGATCAAGCAGGCGACCGGTGCGCCCGTTTATGCCGAAGGCCCCCACCGCGCCTCGCGCCCGCGCTTCGAAAGCGAGAAGCACAATCCGGAATCCGGCTCTGATCGCGATTTCGTCCCCGACATCAGGATCGCCCATGGCGACGTCGTGGAAGGCGACGGCTGGCGGCTCGAGGCGGTGGCGACGCCCGGCCACACCGCCAATCATCTGGCGTTTGCCTGGCCCGAGCAGAAGTTCAACTTCGTCGGCGATCACGTGATGGGCTGGTCGACCTCGATCGTCGCACCGCCCGACGGCTCGATGATCGACTATATGGACTCGCTGGACCGCCTCGCCGCGCGTGAGGAAGATCTGTACTTCTCCGGCCATGGCCCCGAGATTCCGGATGGACCGCGCTTCGTGCGCTTCCTGATCCGTCATCGCAAGGCGCGCGAGGCCTCGATCCTGCATCGTCTCGGCAAGGGCGAGACCGATATCCCGACGATGGTGCGCGCGATCTATATCGGCATCGATCCCCGGCTGACGACGGCGGCCGGCTATTCCGTGCTGGCGCACCTCGAAGATCTGGTCGCCCGCGGCGTGGTGGCGACAGACGGCGATCCCGTGATCGGCGGGACGTATCGGATGGCCTAG
- a CDS encoding DUF1499 domain-containing protein — protein sequence MARRFSAPYQSEPVSSLANWARNLAVFAVVAVVVSIIIVRFDFLEMKPALMTFFGGLAIAGLSILFGLAGFAAIWQNGSRGMGRILLAFLIDGMILAYPGYLALQYRKLPAIYDITTNPIDPPRFDALAPVRTGDGTNTAVYAGLYSAEQQRQFYPDIEPIELELPVDRAYAIARQLVNKRKWLVIDERAPQPPRRIGRIEAVARTPIMGFREDVSIRVVPDGDDSRVDIRSASRYFESDLGSNAARVKKFIDDLNTAADADALKPVKKTPVAPPKAPAKTVKK from the coding sequence ATGGCCCGCAGGTTTTCCGCTCCCTACCAATCGGAGCCCGTGTCCAGCCTCGCGAACTGGGCGCGCAATCTGGCCGTGTTCGCGGTGGTGGCGGTGGTGGTCTCGATCATCATCGTTCGCTTCGACTTCCTGGAGATGAAGCCGGCGCTGATGACCTTCTTCGGCGGCCTGGCGATCGCCGGTCTGTCGATCCTGTTCGGGCTCGCCGGCTTTGCCGCGATCTGGCAGAACGGCTCGCGCGGTATGGGGCGCATCCTGCTCGCTTTCCTGATCGACGGGATGATCCTCGCCTATCCCGGCTATCTCGCCCTGCAATATCGCAAGCTGCCGGCGATCTACGACATCACCACCAATCCGATCGACCCGCCGCGCTTCGACGCGCTGGCGCCCGTCCGCACCGGCGACGGCACCAACACCGCGGTCTATGCCGGCCTCTATTCGGCCGAGCAGCAGCGCCAGTTCTATCCCGACATCGAGCCGATCGAGCTGGAGCTTCCGGTCGACCGCGCCTATGCGATCGCGCGCCAGCTCGTCAACAAGCGCAAATGGCTCGTCATCGACGAGCGCGCCCCGCAGCCGCCGCGCCGGATCGGCCGCATCGAGGCGGTAGCACGCACGCCGATCATGGGCTTCCGCGAGGACGTCTCGATCCGCGTCGTGCCCGACGGCGATGATTCCCGCGTCGATATCCGCTCGGCCTCCCGCTATTTCGAAAGCGACCTCGGCAGCAACGCCGCCCGCGTCAAGAAGTTCATCGATGACCTCAACACCGCCGCCGATGCCGATGCGCTGAAGCCGGTGAAGAAGACGCCGGTCGCTCCGCCCAAGGCCCCGGCGAAGACGGTGAAGAAATAG